The window CTGTCCCTTGAATATTTTGGCGGACGTCGCACGGGCGATTTGATTGCCCGCATCGGCAGTGAAACTGACCGGATCAATGTGTTTTTGTCATTGCACTTGCTGGACTTTGCCACCGATGTGTTGATGATCATGATGACCGCCATCATCTTGTTTTCCATCAACCCCACCTTGGCGCTGGTGACTTTGCTGCCCTTGCCGTTCATTGGTTGGTTGATTCATGTGGTGCGCGAAAAACTTCGAACCGGTTTTGAAAAAATCGACCGCGTGTGGTCTGAAGTCACCAACGTGTTGGCCGATACCATCCCTGGCATTCGCGTGGTCAAAGCCTTTGCACAAGAGGACCGCGAAGCTCAGCGTTTCATCGACGCCAACAAACACAACTTGGCAGTGAACGATCGGCTGAACCGCGTGTGGTCGGTGTTCTCGCCCACGGTCACGCTGATGACCGAAATTGGTTTGCTGGTGGTCTGGGGCTTTGGCATTTGGTTGGTTTCCAAAGACCAGATCACGGTGGGTGTGCTCACAGCATTTTTGGCTTACATCGGGCGCTTTTACACCCGCTTGGATTCCATGAGTCGGATTGTGTCGACCACGCAAAAAGCCGCATCAGGTGCCAAACGCATTTTTGAAATTTTGGATCACGTGTCCAGTGTGCCAGAGCCTGTCAATCCAGTTGCCTTGCCCAAAGTCGAAGGGCGCATCACCCTCACGGATGCGAGCTTCCGCTATGGCAATCGTGCTGTGATCAAACAATTGAATTTAGACATTCAACCTGGCGAAATGATTGGCTTGGTGGGGCACAGTGGTTCCGGCAAAAGCACCTTGGTCAATTTGATGTGCCGCTTTTACGATTTGTCTGAGGGCAGCATCGCCCTCGATGGTGTGGACATCAAGCAGCTGAAAGTGGCCGATTACCGCAGGCACATTGGCTTGGTGTTGCAAGAGCCTTTCTTGTTCTTTGGCACCATAGCCGACAACATTGCTTATGGTCTGCCCGACGCCACACGTGAGGACATCGTGGCTGCGGCGCGGGCAGCGCATGCCCATGAATTTATCTTGCGCATGCCGCAGGGTTACGACTCCTTAGTGGGTGAGCGAGGCCAAGGTTTATCGGGCGGTGAGCGTCAACGCATTTCGATTGCCCGAGCTTTGCTGATCAATCCGCGTATTTTGATTTTGGACGAAGCCACTTCGGCCGTGGACACTGAGACCGAAAAAGAAATTCAAAATGCGCTGGACAATTTGGTTCGCGGTCGCACCACCATTGCCATCGCCCACCGTTTGTCCACCTTGCGAAAAGCAGATCGCTTGGTGGTCATGGACAAAGGACTCATTGTGGAAGAAGGCACACACGATGTGCTGATCGAAAGCAAAGGCGCTTACTGGCGCTTGTACGAAGCCCAGCAACGACAGGCCGAATCGGAAGGCGCTGTGTTGAGAGAGACGGTTACACCATGAGCGACATGCTGAAGAACATTCAATTTGACCAAGGCCCTTCAGGTCGTTGGTTCTATGTCAGCGCCGAAGGCGTAAAGCACGACCATGTGATGGCGGTGCGTTCTTTCCCTGTGGCGGCACCTGAAGAGGGGGTTGCTTTGGTGGATGTGGATGGCAAAGAATTGCTGTGGATACCGCACCTGAATCAATTGTCAGAAGGTGTGCGTGCCAAGGTGTTGATGGCCATGACGCAACGCGAGTTCATGCCGCGAATTTTGAAATTGCATGGTGTGAGCAGTTTTGTGACACCCAGCACGTGGGACATTGAAACTGATCGCGGCCCCACCACTTTGTTGTTAAAGGGTGAGGAAGACATTCGCCGACTGTCAGCCAGCGTATTGCTTGTAACCGATGGTCATGGCGTACAGTTTTTAATTCGAGACTTGGCCCAGATGGACCGGTTTTCTCGCAAACTGCTTGACCGATTCTTATGATCTGCTGCGGCAGTCCGCGTGCACATCCAACTTAGCCTGGTAAACCTCGGTGCTGACATTAACCAGTCCCAAAACTGAGTGGAAGTAATTGTCATGTGTCAGCGGCATTTGCACCTTGTTTTGTAAGCAGGTGCGCGACAAGCCCAACTGCTTTTCAAATTGTGGTGACCACCATGTGATCCAAGGCACGCGCTTTTGGACATCGGGCGCCACGCGGTAGGGCAGACCATGCAGGTACAAATTGTTTTCACCCAAGGACTCGCCGTGGTCAGACACGTACAGCATGGCAGATGCTGCAGTGGCTTCTGATTTTTTGAGCCATTGAATAGCTTGCCCTAAAAAGTGGTCGGTGTAGAGAATCGTGTTGTCAAATGAATTGACCACCTGCTCGCGCGTGCACTCTTGCAGGGCGTTGCTTTTGCATTCGGGTTGAAACTTTTTGAATGCATCTGGCACACGTTTGTAATAAGCGGGGCCATGGCTGCCCATTTGGTGCATCACCACCACCACACCTTTGGCGCGGCGCTCAGCAGGCAAGGCTTGGATTCGTTCATCCAGTTGGTTCAGCATGATCTCGTCAAAGCATTCGCCGTCTTTGCACAAAGTGGGGTGTTTGAGTTCTTTGGTTAGCGCTTGGGGCACTCGCTCACAAACACCTTTGCAACCCGATTGGTTGTCGATCCATAAAACCGCCAGGCCCGCATGGTGCAAGACATCGATCAGACTTTCGTAATTATTTTTGCGTGCTTCAAAATCTTCTTTGCCCAGGTGAGAAAACATGCAGGGCACTGACGTGGCTGTGCTGGTGCCGCAGGACATCACGCCCTTGAGGCTGATGATGTTTTCTTTGGCCAATGCGGGCGTCGTTTGCCGCTCGTAGCCATTGACACCAAAGTTGCCCATGCGCGCTGTTTCTCCCAGCACCAGCAACAGCAGGGGTGGTTTTTCATTGGGCTTTGGCGTGGCCATTTGGGCATCTTTGCCAATGGGCAACAAAGTTTTGTTGTCTCGCTGAAATGGCTTGGCCGCCACCATGCCAATGGCGTAGTAACTGTTCAGGGGGTTGACCAGGTAGCGCAGTTGTGTGTGGTTGCGCATGATGGAGGAGAAGTCTTGAAAGATGGCCAATAAAGCCGCAACGATGACCACGACCGACACCACGGCCGTCAGGGTGTTGCTCCAAATTTGTTGGCGCAAGCGAAGCACTTGAAGCGGTGTTTTCCAAAGCACCCAACACGGCAGAATGCCCAGCACCAAGAGACTGATCAGCATGCGCCAATTCAGCAAATCCAAGGCTTCTTTGGTGTCTGTCTGAACCACATTGGTGATCATGGTGCTGTCGATCACAATGCCGTAACTGACCATGAAGTAAGCGCCACTGGCCGCGCTCAAAAAGAAAACCGAGAGGACAGGTTTGAGCCAGCCACGCCAGTTCAGAAAACTCAAAACAGCGGTGAGGGCGGAGGTGATGATGACGCCAAAGCCCAATGCAAACGCCAGGCCCCTCAAGCCGGTCACTTCTGGTAATTGGTGCACTTGCTGCCAAAGTGCGTAGTTGCCAACACTGGCAAGCCACAAGCTGCCGAGCAAAGCAACCCAAACTGGGTGCCAAGATGGGACATGCGTTTCTGATGTGGGGGCGTGTTTCGAAGTCATGGGGCCAAGTTTAATGCCTCATGCCCTGAGATTGCCTTAATCCCCTATGCAGGCCAAATCGAAGCATGCTCGGGCACCACGGCACGCATTTTGAGCTCCCTTTCAATGCGTTGTCGCAACGCGTCGGAGGCTTCAAGTTCACCATGAACCACGTAAACCTGTGCTGGCGGCTTTGGCATTTGTTTTAGCCAAGCCAACAACTGATTGCCATCAGCATGCGCGGATGCAGAGGTGAGTTGAACAATTTCTGCTGCGACTGGCAAGTCTTTGCCATGCAAGCGAATGGTGAATGCACCGCTGGCCAAGGTGGCGCCTCGCGTTCCTGGCGATTGAAAACCTGTGAGGATGACCATGTTGCGGTGATTGCCGACGTAGTTGGCCAGGTGATGCAAGACACGCCCTCCTGTGGCCATGCCACTGGCTGCCAAGATCACCATGGGGCCATGGCGCTTGATCAAGGCTTTGGACTGCTCGGGTGTCTCGATCATGGTGGCCACATGGTCCATGGCTTGCACCTCGTCAGCGGTGAGGCGGTGTTCACCCATGTGCCGTTTGAACAGCGCCGTGGTGTGAATCGCCATCGGGCTGTCTAGAAAAATAGGCAAGCCATGCGGAATGACGCCTTGCGCTTTGAGCTGCGAAATGCTGTGCAAAATGGCCTGCGCACGGCCTACGGCAAACACAGGAACGACGGCAACACCGCCACGCGCTGACACCTTTTTCAATGCCTCGCCCAGCTCGGCGTTGATATTTTCTTCGGGGTGCACACGGTTACCGTAGGTGGATTCGATCAACACGGTGTCGGCTTGCGGCGGGTTGTCGGGAGGGTTCATGAGGCTGTCGTCGGGTCGGCCCAAATCGCCAGAGAACAAAATGCGACGGCCTGCCACTTCCAGTAGCAAACTGGACGCACCCAAGATGTGGCCTGCTGTGCTGAACTTGGCGTTCCACCCCGGGAGGGGTTGGAACCATGTGTTGAGTTTTTCAACATGGAACTGCTGCATGCAATATTTAGCATCTTGCTGCGTGTAAAGCGGTAATGCCGGTGCGTGTTTGGAGAAGCCATGCCGGTTGGCAAAGTAGGCATCCTCTTCTTGGATGTGGCCGCTGTCGGGCAGCAAGATAGCGCACAAGTCGCGTGTGCCTGAGGTGCTGTGAACTTTGCCTTCAAAGCCGCTGCGAGCCAACAAGGGCAAATAGCCACTGTGATCTAAATGTGCATGCGTCAAGATGACGGCATCGACATCTTTCGGCGGAATGGGGCACGCATCCCAATTGCGCAGTCGCAATTGTTTGTAGCCTTGAAACAAACCGCAATCGACCAACAGCTTGCGACCGCCGTGCTCGACGCAGTACTTGGAACCGGTGACGGTGTTGGCACCGCCTAAGAAGCGAATGTTGAGTGTCATGTGGCCATGTTAGGCGCTCGGCCCAACATGGAATTGACTTATATCAAGCTTAGGCGCCGAACAAGCCTTTGAGTTTGTCGGTCCAGCTGTTGCCGGTTGGCATATGTTTGGCGCCGCCTTTTTGCAAAGACTCGTCAAACTCTTTGAGCAACTTGCGCTGATGCTCCGTGAGCTTCACAGGTGTTTCAACCGTGATGTGACAGTAGAGGTCGCCAGGGTAACTGGCGCGAACACCCTTGATGCCTTTGCCGCGCAAACGGAATTGCTTGCCCGTTTGGGTGCCTTCCGGAATGTCGATGGCGGCCTTGCCGTTGAGCGTAGGCACATCGATCTCACCACCCAATGCGGCCTTTGAAAAACTGATGGGCACAGAGCAATGCAGGTCGTCGCCATCGCGCTCGAAGATGTCGTGTTTCTTGAGGCGAATTTCAATGTACAAATCGCCGGGCGGGCCGCCATTGGTACCCGGTTCACCGTTGCCGGTGCTGCGAATGCGCATGCCGTCGTCAATGCCCGCAGGGATTTTGACTTCGAGTGTTTTTTGCTTTTTGAGCTTACCTTGGCCACTGCAAGAAGGGCAGGGGTCTGAGATGATTTTGCCGGAGCCGCGGCAGTGCGGGCAGGTTTGCTGCACGCTGAAAAAGCCTTGGCGCATTTGCACGGTTCCTGAACCTTGGCAAGTGCCGCAGGTTTTTGCGCTGGTGCCTTTCTTAGCGCCGGAGCCATCGCAAGGCTCGCACTCTTCCCATCCGGGGATGCGAATTTGGGCGTCTTTGCCAGCGGCCGCTTCCTCCAGGGTCACTTCCATGGCATAGCTCAGGTCGCCACCGCGGAACACTTGACGGCCACCACGGCCACCGCGTTGTTGACCAAAGATGTCACCAAAAATATCACCGAAGGCTTCGCCAAAACCACCAAAGCCTTCCGCACCGCCCGCGCCACCACGCATGTTGGGGTCGACACCGGCGTGGCCGTATTGGTCGTAGGCGGCACGCTTTTGCGCATCCGACAACATCTCGTAGGCCTCTTTGACCTCTTTGAATTTGGCTTCTGCGTCTTTGGCGTCGTCGCCCTGATGACGGTCAGGGTGGAACTTCATCGCCAATTTGCGATACGCCTTTTTGATCTCTTCTTCAGAGGCGTTCTTGGCTACACCCAATACTTCGTAAAAGTCTCTTTTGGCCATCGTGTTTTGCTACTGTTTGAACAAGAACGCCGCGAAAGCGATTTCCGAAGGGATACGCTGACGCGGCGGCTTGGGCTAAAGCCCTTGAATGAAAGGCTTAGCCTTTTTTAACTTCTTTCACTTCTGCATCGACCACGTTGTCGTCTGCAGGTTTGGCGTCGGCACCTGGGCCGCCCGCTGCGCCACCGGCAGCTGCTTCTTTGGCTTGCATGTCGGCGTACATTTTTTCGCCCAGCTTTTGGCTGACGGTCATCAGGGCTTCGGTTTTGGCTTCGATGGCGTCTTTGTCTTCGCCTTTCAAAGCTTCTTCCAATTCCTTCACGGCAGCTTCGATTTTGGTTTTTTCGTCGCCTTCAATCTTGTCGCCGTATTCGGTCAAGCTTTTCTTCACGCTGTGCACGGTGGCTTCGCCTGAGTTTTTCGCTTGAACGATTTCGAGTTTCTTCTTGTCGTCAGCAGCGTTCAACTCAGCGTCTTTCACCATCTGTTGAATTTCTTCTTCAGACAAACCAGAGTTGGCCTTGATGGTGATCTTGTTTTCTTTGCCAGTGCCTTTGTCTTTGGCGCCGACGTGCAAGATGCCGTTCGCGTCGATGTCAAAGGACACTTCAATTTGCGGTGTGCCGCGTGCTGCGGGTGGAATGCCTTCGAGGTTGAACTCGCCCAGCAACTTGTTGCCAGTGGCCATCTCGCGCTCGCCTTGGTAGACCTTGATGGTCACCGCAGGTTGATTGTCATCGGCCGTTGAGAAGGTCTGTGCAAACTTGGTGGGGATGGTGGTGTTCTTGGTGATCATTTTGGTCATCACGCCGCCCAGGGTTTCAATGCCCAAGGACAAAGGTGTGACGTCCAACAGCAACACGTCTTTGCGATCGCCAGACAAAACTTGACCTTGAATGGCAGCGCCCACGGCCACGGCTTCATCAGGGTTTACGTCTTTGCGTGGCTCTTTGCCAAAGAATTCTTTCACCTTGTCTTGCACTTTGGGCATGCGTGTCATGCCGCCGACCAAGATGATGTCGTCGATGTCAGACACACTCACGCCAGCGTCTTTGATGGCGGTGCGGCAGGGCGCAATGGTGCGCTCGATCAACTCGTCGACCAGGCTTTCCAACTTGGCACGGCTGAGCTTGATGTTCAGGTGTTTAGGGCCTGTGGCATCGGCTGTGATGTAGGGCAGGTTGATGTCGGTGCCAGCAGAGCTGGACAGTTCGATCTTGGCTTTTTCAGCGGCTTCTTTCAAGCGCTGCAAGGCCAACACGTCTTTGGACAAATCAACGCCACTTTCTTTCTTGAACTCGGCAATGATGAAATCAATGATGCGTTGGTCAAAGTCTTCACCACCCAAGAAGGTGTCACCGTTGGTGGACAACACTTCGAATTGTTTTTCGCCATCAACGTCGGCAATCTCGATGATGGATACGTCAAAGGTACCGCCACCCAAGTCATACACGGCAATCTTGCGATCGCCTTTTTCAGTTTTGTCCAAACCGAAAGCCAATGCAGCAGCTGTCGGTTCGTTGATGATGCGCTTGACATCCAAACCAGCGATGCGGCCTGCATCTTTGGTGGCTTGACGTTGTGCGTCATTGAAGTAAGCAGGCACCGTGATGACGGCTTCGGTCACTTCTTCGCCGAGATAGTCTTCGGCTGTTTTCTTCATCTTGCGCAACACTTCAGCGCTGATCTGTGGGGGCGCCAATTTGTTGCCACGCACTTCCACCCAAGCGTCGCCGTTGTCGGCTTTGGCAATGGTGTAAGGCATCAGGTCGATGTCTTTTTGAACTTCTTTTTCAGAGAACTTGCGACCGATCAAACGCTTCACGGCATACAGCGTGTTGCGAGGATTGGTAACGGCTTGACGCTTGGCGGATGCGCCGACCAAAATTTCGCCGTCTTCTTGGTACGCAATGATGGAAGGGGTGGTGCGCGCGCCTTCGGCGTTCTCAATCACCTTGGTGGTGTTGCCTTCCATGATGGCCACACACGAGTTGGTGGTGCCCAAGTCAATGCCAATGATTCTTCCCATGTTCTTCTCCGGTAAATCTTAAAAAATGCTTGAATGAATCAGAAGTAGGGGCGGTTTAGGCAATTTCAAGGCCTGTTTCTACTTCTGAAAGGGTTTTATTTGGGGGCCGTGACCGTGACCAAAGCGGGTCGCAACACGCGGTCGGCAATCAGATAGCCCTTTTGCAGCACGGTCACCACGGTATTGGCTTCCTGCTGGGCAGGCACCACACTGATGGCTTGGTGGTGGTGCGGGTCAAACTTGGTACCTGCCGAGGGGTTGATCTCAACCACTTTGTTGCGTTCAAGGGCGCTTTTGAGCTGACGAAGCGTAGCTTCTGCTCCCTCACGAATTTGTTCAGGTGTAGCCGATTGAATGGCCAAGCCTGCTTCCAAGCTGTCCAAAACGGGCAGCAAACTGTCGGCAAAGCCTTCCACCGCAAATTTGCGGGCTTTGGAAATTTCTTCGTCAGCGCGGCGACGGGCGTTTTGGACATCAGCCTGAGCGCGCAAATATTGGTCGGCTAGGGTGGCATTTTGGGCTTTGACGTTGACCAGCTCGGCTTGGGCATCGGCCAAAGGATCTTGTGAAACGGGCGCTGGCTGAGCCTGGGTGTCTGTGCCCATGGCCGCAGCAGCGGCGGCCAAGGCTTCAGCGGTTGGCATGACGTTGGGTGTGCC is drawn from Limnohabitans sp. 103DPR2 and contains these coding sequences:
- a CDS encoding cyanophycin metabolism-associated DUF1854 family protein, yielding MSDMLKNIQFDQGPSGRWFYVSAEGVKHDHVMAVRSFPVAAPEEGVALVDVDGKELLWIPHLNQLSEGVRAKVLMAMTQREFMPRILKLHGVSSFVTPSTWDIETDRGPTTLLLKGEEDIRRLSASVLLVTDGHGVQFLIRDLAQMDRFSRKLLDRFL
- a CDS encoding MBL fold metallo-hydrolase RNA specificity domain-containing protein, which translates into the protein MTLNIRFLGGANTVTGSKYCVEHGGRKLLVDCGLFQGYKQLRLRNWDACPIPPKDVDAVILTHAHLDHSGYLPLLARSGFEGKVHSTSGTRDLCAILLPDSGHIQEEDAYFANRHGFSKHAPALPLYTQQDAKYCMQQFHVEKLNTWFQPLPGWNAKFSTAGHILGASSLLLEVAGRRILFSGDLGRPDDSLMNPPDNPPQADTVLIESTYGNRVHPEENINAELGEALKKVSARGGVAVVPVFAVGRAQAILHSISQLKAQGVIPHGLPIFLDSPMAIHTTALFKRHMGEHRLTADEVQAMDHVATMIETPEQSKALIKRHGPMVILAASGMATGGRVLHHLANYVGNHRNMVILTGFQSPGTRGATLASGAFTIRLHGKDLPVAAEIVQLTSASAHADGNQLLAWLKQMPKPPAQVYVVHGELEASDALRQRIERELKMRAVVPEHASIWPA
- a CDS encoding cyanophycin metabolism-associated ABC transporter, with amino-acid sequence MNSKTHPPADLLGLPFFWQEGVLSQVHLGENVLAWLEVDLNAELRFKKNLVILTDQRVISTDDAQKSWNFYPLSPDLSLRVMDHAGVGTLALQQGARRLAAWRFTLGLEAAVLRWKLRFENQQQSVQSASFLGKSLHGTDDTGHLEPGVGAMRHVLCPICQNVVDEADEECPVCLEKEQAPPSTWTLFKLWRFARPYQWQLLMGFVLTLASTAATLVPPYLTMPLMDDVLIPYQNGKPIDPVTVSWYLLGLMGSALVAWGLGWIKTYILALVSERIGADLRTTTYQHLLKLSLEYFGGRRTGDLIARIGSETDRINVFLSLHLLDFATDVLMIMMTAIILFSINPTLALVTLLPLPFIGWLIHVVREKLRTGFEKIDRVWSEVTNVLADTIPGIRVVKAFAQEDREAQRFIDANKHNLAVNDRLNRVWSVFSPTVTLMTEIGLLVVWGFGIWLVSKDQITVGVLTAFLAYIGRFYTRLDSMSRIVSTTQKAASGAKRIFEILDHVSSVPEPVNPVALPKVEGRITLTDASFRYGNRAVIKQLNLDIQPGEMIGLVGHSGSGKSTLVNLMCRFYDLSEGSIALDGVDIKQLKVADYRRHIGLVLQEPFLFFGTIADNIAYGLPDATREDIVAAARAAHAHEFILRMPQGYDSLVGERGQGLSGGERQRISIARALLINPRILILDEATSAVDTETEKEIQNALDNLVRGRTTIAIAHRLSTLRKADRLVVMDKGLIVEEGTHDVLIESKGAYWRLYEAQQRQAESEGAVLRETVTP
- the dnaJ gene encoding molecular chaperone DnaJ, with amino-acid sequence MAKRDFYEVLGVAKNASEEEIKKAYRKLAMKFHPDRHQGDDAKDAEAKFKEVKEAYEMLSDAQKRAAYDQYGHAGVDPNMRGGAGGAEGFGGFGEAFGDIFGDIFGQQRGGRGGRQVFRGGDLSYAMEVTLEEAAAGKDAQIRIPGWEECEPCDGSGAKKGTSAKTCGTCQGSGTVQMRQGFFSVQQTCPHCRGSGKIISDPCPSCSGQGKLKKQKTLEVKIPAGIDDGMRIRSTGNGEPGTNGGPPGDLYIEIRLKKHDIFERDGDDLHCSVPISFSKAALGGEIDVPTLNGKAAIDIPEGTQTGKQFRLRGKGIKGVRASYPGDLYCHITVETPVKLTEHQRKLLKEFDESLQKGGAKHMPTGNSWTDKLKGLFGA
- a CDS encoding phosphoethanolamine transferase, which translates into the protein MTSKHAPTSETHVPSWHPVWVALLGSLWLASVGNYALWQQVHQLPEVTGLRGLAFALGFGVIITSALTAVLSFLNWRGWLKPVLSVFFLSAASGAYFMVSYGIVIDSTMITNVVQTDTKEALDLLNWRMLISLLVLGILPCWVLWKTPLQVLRLRQQIWSNTLTAVVSVVVIVAALLAIFQDFSSIMRNHTQLRYLVNPLNSYYAIGMVAAKPFQRDNKTLLPIGKDAQMATPKPNEKPPLLLLVLGETARMGNFGVNGYERQTTPALAKENIISLKGVMSCGTSTATSVPCMFSHLGKEDFEARKNNYESLIDVLHHAGLAVLWIDNQSGCKGVCERVPQALTKELKHPTLCKDGECFDEIMLNQLDERIQALPAERRAKGVVVVMHQMGSHGPAYYKRVPDAFKKFQPECKSNALQECTREQVVNSFDNTILYTDHFLGQAIQWLKKSEATAASAMLYVSDHGESLGENNLYLHGLPYRVAPDVQKRVPWITWWSPQFEKQLGLSRTCLQNKVQMPLTHDNYFHSVLGLVNVSTEVYQAKLDVHADCRSRS
- the dnaK gene encoding molecular chaperone DnaK; this translates as MGRIIGIDLGTTNSCVAIMEGNTTKVIENAEGARTTPSIIAYQEDGEILVGASAKRQAVTNPRNTLYAVKRLIGRKFSEKEVQKDIDLMPYTIAKADNGDAWVEVRGNKLAPPQISAEVLRKMKKTAEDYLGEEVTEAVITVPAYFNDAQRQATKDAGRIAGLDVKRIINEPTAAALAFGLDKTEKGDRKIAVYDLGGGTFDVSIIEIADVDGEKQFEVLSTNGDTFLGGEDFDQRIIDFIIAEFKKESGVDLSKDVLALQRLKEAAEKAKIELSSSAGTDINLPYITADATGPKHLNIKLSRAKLESLVDELIERTIAPCRTAIKDAGVSVSDIDDIILVGGMTRMPKVQDKVKEFFGKEPRKDVNPDEAVAVGAAIQGQVLSGDRKDVLLLDVTPLSLGIETLGGVMTKMITKNTTIPTKFAQTFSTADDNQPAVTIKVYQGEREMATGNKLLGEFNLEGIPPAARGTPQIEVSFDIDANGILHVGAKDKGTGKENKITIKANSGLSEEEIQQMVKDAELNAADDKKKLEIVQAKNSGEATVHSVKKSLTEYGDKIEGDEKTKIEAAVKELEEALKGEDKDAIEAKTEALMTVSQKLGEKMYADMQAKEAAAGGAAGGPGADAKPADDNVVDAEVKEVKKG
- the grpE gene encoding nucleotide exchange factor GrpE: MSDSSSQNPTNQNPGTPNVMPTAEALAAAAAAMGTDTQAQPAPVSQDPLADAQAELVNVKAQNATLADQYLRAQADVQNARRRADEEISKARKFAVEGFADSLLPVLDSLEAGLAIQSATPEQIREGAEATLRQLKSALERNKVVEINPSAGTKFDPHHHQAISVVPAQQEANTVVTVLQKGYLIADRVLRPALVTVTAPK